The stretch of DNA CGCAGCGCCTGCGGCAGATGGCGGGCGCGGGTGTGCGGATCCCGGACGAGGAGGGCGAGCGCGCCGCCGTGCAGGGCGGAGTCGGCGGGGTGGCCGAGCAGGGTGAGGGCGGCGTGGCGCAGCAGTTCGCGGTCGGTCTCGGTGCGAGCCCGGGGCGCGGTGCGCAGGCCGTACGTCAGGGCCGCCGCCCTCAGCGCCGGGCGGTCGTCGTGCGCCCACCGGTCCACGGCCCGGCACAGCGCGGACGGCTCCTCCTCGGCGAGTACGGCCAGCAGTTCCTCGGCACGCGGGTGGGCGCACCCGGCCAGCGTGTCGGTGAGGTCGTCCGGGGCGCGGTCGCGGTGGGTGTGGAGCAGGGCCTGGGCGGCCGTGGCCACGGTGGCGTGCGGCGCGGCGGGCAGCGGGCGCTCGTCGTGGAACCAGCGCGTGAGGTGCGGTTGCACGGCGGCGGGGTCGGCGGTGAGGAGGCGCGCGACGGCGTCCAGGTACCGGGTCGGGCGGCGGGGTCCGCCGCTCGCGCCGTGGGTGCCCCGCGACGCGCCGTCGGCGAGGAGGAGGCGCCTGAACAGGTCGCAGCGGTCGGCGTCCGGCAGGTGCAGAGCGGTCCAGAAACCCGGCCCGAAGCCTGGCGGCACGGGCAGGTCGCACTGCTGCCACACCACGATCCGCTCGGCGAGCAGCCGCAGCACGCGGAGGTACGGTGTCGCGTCCGCCACGCGCAGCAGTACGCCGGCGAGGAGGCGTGACGCCCACCAGGAGTGCGGGTCGGTGTCGAGGGCGCACAGCAACTCCTCGAGCCGGACCGCGAGTCGGCGTGTGCCGTGCTGGCGGGCCAGGAGAAGCAGGGCCTGGACGACGGGTCCGATGCGGTGGTGCGGAACGGGCTGCGGGCGGCGCGGCGTACCGGGTGTGTGCCGCCGGTGGACCAGGACGCGCAGGGCCTCGTCCAGGTCGAGGTGGGTGCCCTGGATCCAGTCGGCGAGCTCCTCGTGCGCGAAGCGGTAGCCGTCGCCCGCCGGGACGAGGAGGCCCTCGGTGAGAACGGCCGCCGCCCAGCCGGTGCCGCCGCCGAGGCGGGCCGGGGCGGGTCCCCGGGGGAACAGCTCCTCGAACGCCGCCCGGTCCAGTTCCCCCTGGCCGAGGCTGCGGCGGGCGGCCTCGTGCACCTGGCCGGAGACCCTCGCCGCGAGCCGACGTACCGCGGTGCCGCGCAGACCGTTCTCCGCGGCGAGGCGGACGGCGATGCGCAGGCACATCAGGTCCAGGTGGGCGGCGAGGACGTCGTCACGGTCGAGCGGGGGGTGGTCGGCGGCGTCGGGGAGGGCGGCGCGCACCTCCGCCAGGAGCCGGAGGGTGAGCGGGTGGCGGGCGGCGGCGTCCACCAGTGTGCCGTCCGGGATGCCGTGGCGGGCGCGGGCCTCGTGGGCCTCGGCGGGGGTGAGGCCGCCGAGGCACAGACAGGGCGGCAGATGGCCGGTGCCGCCGTCCGTACCCGCCCCCGCCGTGACCGGGGTGTGGAGCAGGTCCGCCGGGAATCGCGCTCCCGCCGCCTCCCAGTACGCCTCACGGCAGGCCACCACCAGCCGCACCCCCGTGCCGCGCAGCCACCGCGCGGTTCCCTCGGTCCACTCGGGGAGCCGGTCGGCCAGAGCGGGCGGCATCTCCTCGGGGCCGTCGAGGAGGAGAAGGAGGGGACGGCCGTGGGCGCGGGCGAGGCGGGCGACGCGTTCCGGGGTGAGGTCGGTGAGCTCGGTGGGCAGGGGCGACCGGGAGGACGCGACGATCCGGGCCGCCCGGTCCAGCGCCCGGCCCACCGCGTCGGCGACCGAGGTGTCGGTGGCCAGCAGA from Streptomyces sp. 6-11-2 encodes:
- a CDS encoding trypsin-like peptidase domain-containing protein, with product MDGRDLHESTQAHGPQGSRPGRHALRPAVSRQEPDGTIRRQAATEARDRALDRSLVRIRDLTGRPRGTGFAADHRGTVITSHEAVDGLSRLVLHAPGAGERSCVVTADAITALPALNLALVRTEGLGVEPLPVTVRDGVRSGTYVRIAADRWREARVLGAAAVTYTTADHSHLLDDVTELAIGTAGRDALRLGGGAAGGPVLDLTTGTVVAVLGTALESGRGDAGFAVPLRRPCEGPLADLLSRNAATVAAYGPDLNLAAVLELTATSLAQDGPAGALPFPHRGPCGPGSPAGPVERAAVAGELAAFGAGRAAVLGLVGDSGSGRTTELAALAGRRAGGGSPAPTLWLRGADLLATDTSVADAVGRALDRAARIVASSRSPLPTELTDLTPERVARLARAHGRPLLLLLDGPEEMPPALADRLPEWTEGTARWLRGTGVRLVVACREAYWEAAGARFPADLLHTPVTAGAGTDGGTGHLPPCLCLGGLTPAEAHEARARHGIPDGTLVDAAARHPLTLRLLAEVRAALPDAADHPPLDRDDVLAAHLDLMCLRIAVRLAAENGLRGTAVRRLAARVSGQVHEAARRSLGQGELDRAAFEELFPRGPAPARLGGGTGWAAAVLTEGLLVPAGDGYRFAHEELADWIQGTHLDLDEALRVLVHRRHTPGTPRRPQPVPHHRIGPVVQALLLLARQHGTRRLAVRLEELLCALDTDPHSWWASRLLAGVLLRVADATPYLRVLRLLAERIVVWQQCDLPVPPGFGPGFWTALHLPDADRCDLFRRLLLADGASRGTHGASGGPRRPTRYLDAVARLLTADPAAVQPHLTRWFHDERPLPAAPHATVATAAQALLHTHRDRAPDDLTDTLAGCAHPRAEELLAVLAEEEPSALCRAVDRWAHDDRPALRAAALTYGLRTAPRARTETDRELLRHAALTLLGHPADSALHGGALALLVRDPHTRARHLPQALRYFAAGDPHLPPSTLAPALTTHPEAVLAAIGACLRQGTGIGEVLRALGDVATPALARRVAVPVREAVTRHPEAAGPVAAYVDHRLDDDPAARSVLFPLVAGLLDSGGEGRDGGEGEGEGARDRGHRDHDGPERLRSALATVLAAPGTPASRPLRRELLDFLLAHEGAPAVLDAVLRAAASTAEEDLRGLVHRVGLLLVRTPAGAAVFDRGLVDLGRHVPGFADRVAGWLTDAPEDWAVVVGPSARRMIENMAGVPVPA